From a single Bryobacter aggregatus MPL3 genomic region:
- a CDS encoding PhzF family phenazine biosynthesis protein: protein MQIQSKPLRYEVWDVFTAKQFGGNPLAVFFDTDRLTDAQRFGLTREMNHSETTFVTSDLKVRIFTATQELPFAGHPVLGTAFALQRHKPAKTIHVVVPQGSIPVTFDGNRAMMLQQKPEFREHHEASILAPLLGLKPEDLMPNLPIQNVSTGRPNLIVVLKSMESIQAAKCNWPALQEYLAKGDVQRGIYLLTPQTIDPSSQLHARKFTPHLEDPATGSAAGCAAAYAVKYGLVAAEKIARIEQGHFMNRPSEILIAASSNLEHVQVGGSSVLVLSGEARI from the coding sequence ATGCAAATCCAATCGAAGCCACTTCGCTATGAAGTCTGGGACGTCTTTACCGCAAAGCAATTCGGCGGCAATCCTCTCGCTGTCTTCTTTGATACCGATCGCCTCACCGACGCGCAGCGCTTTGGGTTGACTCGTGAGATGAATCATTCCGAGACAACCTTTGTCACGAGCGATTTGAAGGTCCGGATCTTTACTGCGACGCAGGAGTTGCCCTTCGCCGGACACCCGGTTCTGGGGACTGCCTTTGCCTTGCAGCGCCACAAGCCCGCGAAGACCATTCATGTCGTGGTTCCTCAGGGCTCCATCCCGGTCACTTTTGATGGCAATCGCGCCATGATGCTGCAACAGAAACCGGAATTCCGGGAGCACCATGAGGCGTCGATCCTTGCTCCCCTGCTTGGTCTCAAGCCTGAAGACCTGATGCCAAACTTGCCCATTCAGAATGTCTCGACCGGACGTCCCAATCTCATCGTTGTACTCAAGTCGATGGAGTCGATCCAGGCGGCGAAGTGCAATTGGCCGGCACTGCAGGAGTATCTGGCAAAGGGAGATGTCCAGCGGGGAATCTATCTGCTCACTCCGCAGACGATTGATCCGTCGTCTCAGCTCCATGCCCGGAAATTCACCCCCCACCTGGAGGATCCGGCCACAGGCTCTGCGGCGGGTTGTGCCGCTGCCTATGCGGTGAAGTATGGCTTAGTCGCGGCAGAGAAAATAGCTCGGATCGAGCAAGGACATTTTATGAATCGTCCGAGCGAGATTTTGATTGCCGCGAGTAGCAATCTGGAGCATGTGCAAGTCGGTGGGAGCAGCGTTCTGGTTCTTTCTGGAGAAGCCAGAATTTAG